A single genomic interval of Rhododendron vialii isolate Sample 1 chromosome 3a, ASM3025357v1 harbors:
- the LOC131319786 gene encoding glutamate synthase 1 [NADH], chloroplastic-like isoform X4, producing the protein MPDWILWVHSRFSTNTFPSWDRAQPMRLLGHNGEINTLRGNVNWMRAREGLLKCKELGLSKDEMKKLLPIADASSSDSGSFDGVLELLVRAGRSLPEAMMMMIPEAWQRDENMDPDRKALYEYFSALMEPWDGPALMSFSDGRYLGATLDRNGLRPGRFYITHSGRVIMASEVGVVDIPDEDVCAKGRLSPGMMLLVDFDKHVVVDDGALKQQYSLARPYGEWIKRQKIVLSDIVESVSESERVPPAIAGVLPASNDDDNMENMGIHGLLAPLKAFGYTVESLEMLLLPMAKDGVEALGSMGNDAPLAVMSNREKLTFEYFKQMFAQVTNPPIDPIREKIVTSMECMIGPEGDLTETCEEQCHRLSLKGPLLSIEQMEAIKKMDYRGWRSKVIDITYSKKCGRKGLEKTLDRICLEAHDAIKEGYTTVVLSDRAFSSNRVAVSSLLAVGAVHHHLVRNLERTRIGLVVESAEPREVHHFCTLVGFGADAICPYLAVEAIWRLQVDAKIPPKASGELRSKEELVKKYFKASNYGMMKVLAKMGISTLASYKGAQIFEAVGLSSEVMERCFAGTPSRVEGATFEVLALDALKLHELAFPKRLFPPGSAEDVSLPNPGDYHWRKDGEAHLNDPFAIAKLQEAAKGNSVVAYKEYSKRIQELNKTSNLRGLLKFKEAKVKVPLDEVEPASEIVKRFCTGAMSYGSISLEAHTTLAMAMNKIGGKSNTGEGGEIPSRMEPLPDGSMNPKRSAIKQIASGRFGVSIYYLSNADEIQIKMAQGAKPGEGGELPGHKVIGDIAETRNSTAGVGLISPPPHHDIYSIEDLAQLIHDLKNANPGARISVKLVSEAGVGVIASGVVKGHADHVLISGHDGGTGAARWTGIKNAGLPWELGLAETHQTLVANDLRGRTVLQVDGQLKTGRDVAIAALLGSEEFGFSTAPLITLGCIMMRKCHKNTCPVGIATQDPVLREKFAGEPEHVINFFFLLAEEVREIMSQLGFRTIKEMVGRSDMLEMDMEVAKGNEKLKNIDLSLLLRPAADIRPGAAQYCVQKQDHGLDMALDNKLINLSKAALDKGLPVYIETPICNVNRAVGTMLSNEVTKRYHLEGLPADKIHIKLNGSAGQSLGAFLAPGITLELEGDSNDYVGKGLSGGKIVVYPPKGSKFDPKENIVIGNVALYGATRGEAYFNGMAAERFCVRNSGVKAVVEGVGDHGCEYMTGGIVVVLGKTGRNFAAGMSGGVAYVLDTDAKFQSRCNLELVDLDKVDEVEDIMTLRMLIQQHQRHTNSQLAREVLADFDNILPKFVKVFPRDYKRVLAIMKEKSVTKEAEAANAKQADEKEEAELQEKDGFEELKKLAALSSNGTGSQKVEEAEPVKRPTQVPDAVKHRGFIAYERKGVAYRDPNVRMSDWKEVMEEKKSSALLKTQSARCMDCGTPFCHQENSGCPLGNKIPEFNELVYQNRWREALDRLLETNNFPEFTGRVCPAPCEGSCVLGINENPVSIKSIECAIIDKAFEEGWMVPRPPLKRTRKRVVVVGSGPAGLAAADQLNKKGHFVTVFERSNRIGGLMMYGVPNMKIEKWVVQRRVDLMQKEGINFVVNADIGKDPLYSLDRLREENDAIVLAVGATIPRDLPVPGRELSGVHFAMEFLHSNTKSLLDSNLEDGKYISAKGKKVVVIGGGDTGTDCIGTSIRHGCSSVLNLEILSEPPQTRAPGNPWPQWPRILRVDYGHEEAAAKFGKDPRSYEVLTKRFVGENGVVKGLEIVRVQWEKDASGKFQLKEVEGSEEIIEADLVLLAMGFLGPESTLADKLGLERDNRSNFKAEYGRFSTSLDGVFAAGDCRRGQSLVVWAITEGRQAAAQVDKYLTREEEEEDQTINQLRPDDIVTRQQDSIKETVMSLFKLQLFLLFFSRGMF; encoded by the exons ATGCCGGATTGGATTCTTTGG GTACACTCAAGATTCTCAACAAACACATTTCCTAGCTGGGATCGCGCTCAGCCAATGCGTCTATTAGGTCATAATGGGGAAATCAACACACTTCGTGGAAACGTAAACTG GATGAGGGCTCGCGAAGGCCTTCTGAAGTGCAAGGAGCTTGGATTGTCAAAGGATGAGATGAAGAAGCTTCTACCCATAGCAGACGCCAGCTCATCTGACTCAG GGTCTTTTGACGGTGTTCTGGAGCTTTTGGTCCGAGCTGGTAGAAGTCTTCCTGAAgctatgatgatgatgattccTGAAGCCTGGCAAAGGGACGAGAATATGGATCCTGATCGCAAAGCATTGTATGAATACTTTTCAGCCCTCATGGAACCATGGGATGGTCCTGCTTTGATGTCAT TTTCTGATGGCCGTTATCTTGGAGCTACACTGGACCGAAATGGACTGCGTCCAGGTCGATTTTATATTACACACAGTGGACGGGTTATAATGGCAAGTGAAGTTGGAGTAGTTGATATTCCAGATGAAGATGTGTGTGCGAAAGGAAGACTTAGCCCTGGCATGATGCTTCTGGTGGATTTTGATAAGCATGTTGTTGTCGATGATGGAGCATTGAAGCAACAGTATTCGCTTGCAAGACCTTACGGAGAGTGGATCAAAAGGCAAAAGATAGTGCTGAGTGACATAGTAGAATCTGTTAGTGAATCTGAGAGGGTTCCTCCGGCTATAGCAGGAGTTTTGCCC GCATCGAATGATGACGACAACATGGAAAATATGGGCATTCATGGTTTGTTGGCTCCACTGAAGGCTTTTGG TTACACTGTTGAATCCCTGGAGATGCTGCTACTGCCAATGGCAAAAGACGGTGTTGAGGCCCTGGGTTCCATGGGAAATGATGCTCCTTTGGCTGTGATGTCCAATCGGGAGAAACTCACATTTGAATATTTCAAGCAGATGTTTGCTCAAGTTACAAACCCTCCTATTGATCCCATTAGGGAGAAGATAGTCACCTCCATGGAGTGCATGATTGGTCCTGAAGGTGATCTCACTGAGACGTGTGAAGAACAATGCCACCGCCTCTCGCTAAAAGGTCCCCTTCTATCCATTGAACAAATGGAAGCAATAAAAAAGATGGATTATAGAGGATGGCGCAGCAAAGTTATCGACATAACATACTCTAAGAAGTGTGGTAGGAAAGGTTTGGAGAAGACATTGGATAGGATATGTTTGGAAGCTCATGATGCAATTAAGGAGGGATACACAACGGTGGTGCTCTCCGACAGAG CCTTTTCATCCAATCGTGTTGCTGTAAGCTCACTTTTGGCGGTGGGTGCTGTCCATCATCATCTAGTCAGAAACCTTGAACGAACTCGGATTGGCTTAGTTGTAGAGTCTGCTGAGCCTCGAGAAGTGCACCACTTTTGTACATTAGTTGGATTTGGCGCAGATGCTATATGCCCTTATTTGGCTGTAGAGGCAATTTGGAGACTGCAGGTTGATGCAAAAATTCCGCCAAAGGCAAGTGGTGAGTTGCGCTCTAAGGAAGAGCTGGTCAAGAAGTATTTCAAAGCAAGCAACTATGGTATGATGAAGGTTCTTGCCAAGATGGGGATATCTACTTTGGCCTCATACAAGGGTGCTCAGATATTTGAAGCAGTGGGCCTCTCATCAGAAGTAATGGAGAGGTGCTTCGCTGGAACTCCAAGCAGAGTTGAGGGGGCAACATTTGAAGTATTAGCCCTGGATGCGCTTAAGTTGCATGAGCTGGCCTTTCCTAAAAGGTTATTCCCTCCTGGGAGTGCAGAGGATGTATCATTGCCCAATCCTGGAGATTATCACTGGAGGAAAGATGGTGAGGCCCACCTGAATGACCCCTTCGCTATAGCTAAGCTGCAAGAGGCTGCCAAAGGTAATAGTGTAGTGGCGTATAAAGAATACTCTAAGCGCATACAGGAGCTAAACAAAACCAGTAATTTGCGGGGGCTATTGAAATTTAAAGAGGCAAAGGTGAAGGTTCCTTTAGATGAAGTCGAACCAGCCAGTGAGATAGTAAAGCGGTTTTGCACGGGAGCTATGAGTTATGGTTCGATATCATTGGAGGCACACACAACCCTTGCGATGGCTATGAATAAGATTGGAGGGAAGTCGAACACAG GTGAGGGAGGTGAGATCCCCTCCCGTATGGAGCCTCTTCCAGATGGTTCAATGAACCCGAAAAGGAGTGCAATTAAGCAGATTGCTAGTGGAAGATTCGGCGTTTCAATTTATTACCTCTCGAATGCTGATGAGATACAAATAAAAATGGCTCAG GGGGCCAAGCCTGGTGAAGGAGGTGAACTTCCAGGCCACAAAGTTATTGGAGATATTGCTGAAACTAGGAATTCCACTGCTGGCGTGGGACTCATCAGCCCACCTCCCCATCATGATATTTATTCAATTGAAGACCTCGCTCAATTGATTCACGATCTTAAG AATGCTAATCCAGGGGCTCGAATTAGCGTGAAGTTGGTGTCTGAAGCTGGAGTGGGAGTAATTGCAAGTGGAGTTGTGAAGGGGCATGCCGATCATGTCTTGATCTCAGGTCATGATGGAGGAACAGGTGCTGCCCGTTGGACTGGGATAAAAAATGCTGGTCTCCCTTGGGAACTTGGTCTTGCCGAAACCCACCAAACCCTAGTTGCTAATGACCTTCGTGGCCGAACAGTACTCCAGGTAGATGGCCAACTTAAAACTGGAAGGGATGTGGCCATTGCTGCGCTACTTGGTTCAGAGGAATTTGGTTTCAGTACAGCTCCCCTCATTACCCTTGGTTGTATCATGATGCGGAAGTGCCATAAAAATACTTGTCCAGTTGGAATTGCTACCCAAGATCCAGTACTGAGAGAGAAGTTTGCCGGAGAACCCGAGCACGTGattaactttttcttcttgctaGCAGAAGAGGTGCGAGAAATCATGTCTCAGCTTGGGTTTCGGACCATCAAGGAAATGGTTGGTCGTTCGGATATGCTTGAAATGGACATGGAAGTGGCAAAGGGCAACGAGAAGCTAAAGAATATCGATCTCTCACTATTACTTAGACCTGCTGCTGACATCCGCCCAGGAGCCGCCCAGTATTGTGTACAGAAACAAGATCATGGTTTGGACATGGCTTTGGACAACAAGCTCATAAATCTATCCAAAGCTGCTTTGGATAAAGGTCTACCTGTGTACATTGAAACACCAATTTGCAATGTGAATCGGGCAGTTGGAACAATGCTTAGCAATGAGGTCACAAAGCGCTATCATCTGGAGGGGCTTCCTGCTGATAAGATCCATATCAAACTCAATGGGAGTGCGGGCCAGAGCCTTGGAGCATTTCTCGCCCCTGGTATTACTTTGGAGCTCGAGGGTGATAGCAATGACTATGTTGGTAAAGGTCTATCAGGTGGCAAGATTGTTGTTTATCCTCCAAAAGGAAGCAAATTTGATCCCAAGGAAAACATTGTGATAGGTAATGTTGCTCTCTACGGCGCTACACGGGGGGAGGCTTATTTTAACGGAATGGCAGCAGAAAGAttttgtgtgcgtaattctgggGTAAAAGCAGTTGTAGAAGGTGTTGGTGATCACGGTTGTGAGTACATGACTGGTGGAATCGTTGTCGTGCTTGGGAAAACAGGGAGGAACTTTGCTGCAGGCATGAGTGGTGGTGTTGCCTATGTTCTTGATACGGACGCCAAGTTCCAATCCCGATGCAACCTTGAGCTGGTAGATCTTGATAAAGTTGATGAAGTAGAGGATATTATGACTCTAAGAATGTTGATACAGCAGCATCAGCGTCACACAAACAGCCAACTAGCCAGAGAAGTGCTTGCGGACTTTGATAATATCTTACCTAAATTTGTCAAGGTGTTCCCTAGAGATTATAAGCGGGTTCTTGCAATCATGAAGGAAAAATCAGTTACCAAAGAGGCTGAAGCTGCGAATGCTAAACAAGCTGACGAGAAAGAAGAGGCAGAATTGCAGGAGAAAGATGGTTTTGAAGAGCTTAAGAAGTTGGCAGCTTTGTCATCCAATGGGACAGGCAGTCAG AAAGTTGAAGAGGCTGAACCAGTGAAAAGGCCAACTCAAGTACCTGACGCTGTAAAACATAGGGGATTCATTGCTTATGAGCGTAAGGGTGTTGCTTACAGAGATCCTAATGTTCGGATGAGTGATTGGAAGGAGGTCATGGAAGAGAAAAAATCCAGCGCACTTCTAAAGACTCAATCTGCTCGCTGTATGGACTGTGGCACTCCCTTCTGCCACCAG GAGAATTCTGGGTGTCCTCTGGGTAATAAAATACCTGAATTCAACGAGTTGGTATACCAGAATAGGTGGCGCGAAGCATTGGATCGGCTTTTGGAGACTAATAATTTCCCGGAGTTTACTGGTCGGGTGTGCCCTGCACCCTGTGAGGGTTCTTGTGTACTTGGCATAAATGAGAATCCTGTATCCATCAAAAGCATTGAATGTGCTATCATAGATAAGGCTTTTGAGGAAGGGTGGATGGTGCCACGGCCTCCCCTCAAAAGGACCAG GAAAcgagttgttgttgttgggagTGGACCCGCTGGATTGGCTGCTGCGGATCAGTTGAATAAAAAGGGCCACTTTGTGACAGTGTTTGAGCGCTCTAATCGTATTGGGGGCCTGATGATGTATGGAGTTCCTAACATGAAGATTGAAAAATGGGTTGTTCAACGACGGGTTGACCTCATGCAAAAGGAAGGCATCAATTTTGTCGTTAATGCTGATATTGGAAAAGATCCTTTGTATTCCCTAGATCGGCTTCGAGAGGAGAATGATGCCATAGTTTTAGCTGTAGGAGCCACTATTCCAAG GGACTTACCTGTACCTGGACGGGAACTGTCGGGGGTCCATTTCGCCATGGAGTTTCTTCATTCAAATACAAAAAGTTTGCTTGATAGCAATCTTGAGGATGGGAAATACATCTCTGCCAAGGGTAAGAAGGTAGTTGTGATTGGTGGAGGTGATACAGGTACAGATTGCATTGGAACATCTATCCGGCACGGTTGTAGTAGCGTTTTAAATCTGGAGATTCTCTCTGAGCCTCCTCAAACTAGGGCTCCAGGCAACCCTTGGCCACAG TGGCCCCGTATATTGCGGGTAGATTATGGGCACGAGGAAGCTGCTGCCAAGTTTGGTAAGGACCCGAGATCTTATGAGGTATTGACTAAGCGGTTTGTGGGAGAGAATGGAGTTGTGAAAGGACTTGAGATAGTACGCGTGCAGTGGGAGAAGGATGCTAGTGGGAAGTTTCAACTTAAGGAAGTAGAAGGCTCTGAGGAGATTATTGAGGCAGACCTGGTCCTTCTAGCGATGGGCTTCCTTGGTCCCGAGTCG ACACTAGCAGACAAACTGGGCTTGGAGCGAGACAACCGATCGAACTTCAAGGCAGAGTATGGTCGATTCTCAACCAGCTTAGACGGCGTTTTTGCAGCTGGGGATTGTCGGCGGGGCCAGTCCCTGGTAGTTTGGGCTATCACAGAAGGTCGACAAGCTGCTGCACAAGTCGACAAGTATCTCactagagaagaagaagaagaagaccaaACCATCAATCAATTAAGACCAGATGACATTGTCACGAGGCAGCAAGATAGCATCAAAGAGACAGTAATGTCGTTGTTTAAGCTTCagctttttttattattcttttcTCGGGGAATGTTTTAG